The Oryzias latipes chromosome 9, ASM223467v1 region TTGTAAATATTATGTTCATAAATATAAGAAACttaattgctgtttttattttatcaaaacaaagttaattcCCAATTTTAAGACAAGTCAACTGTGATGTTTCCATAATTTACTGTACTTTAATTGTACATTAGAAATCAAATTTCTAAAAGAGGAAACttgcatttgtattttaaaaagacataatcagaatttgttttttatgtttttttattgcataaaatctttttttaaacactttataAGACTTATTAGATATTCCTGGTAATGAATCTTCCCTTCAGACTGTGAAATGTGCATATACgaaaaaggacaaaattgttaaaatgttcaatgCTTGAACAGAAGGTGCATCTTTACCATCTACATGCaaggaaaaaagcttttaaaaagctGTCCACTGTAGTGACTACAGTATATATTTAGGGGTAAAAGTCAGAAATCTATGAACTATGGTGTACATTTCAGGCTGATCGTCATTACAAaggatttaaaacatttaaatcattCACTTTAGTTTTTCTGAAGCACACAAAggttttgattcattttaagtGTGTGACACTTCTGAATAAACTTAACTGAATGTTATAATTATGTctgttgaaaatcttttgtgctTTTCTATCTGCTTATACATccccacttaacccttgtgctatcttagatgaccccacccttacattgacgtcttctccctaccatgacaaaggtggataaaggtggaaagatttcatgtaatccatggacaccagtgaagatcacaaatcattgaagaaaaaaggttcagagcactgtctagtgggtctagatgacccaactcccaatgttaaagtgcctaggatagcataagggttaaaaatCTCCAGTAAAGAAAGACACGGCAGcatcaaggttttttttaactgatatttattcattaaaattaCTTTGAGGTTCTAATTTCTTTGCCCTATTATAGAAAGGACAGAGGTGAAGTGTGAAGGTCAATGCTGGAAGACGGAAGACAGAACGAGACAGAGGAGATGATAGAGGCCTAAACTGAAGTCTGCCTCCGCTTTAGTCAACAAGAGGAGCCAAAATTAGACGTTCAGGCAGCTAATTATTCACAGCTTGAGACTAAGATCAAGAGGATTGGCTTTATCTGCCAATGACTAACCTTTAAAATCATCCCTCTTGCCTTGAAAACGTGCAAAAGAAACACTGCATAACAAAACTTCTTGAACTCAGACTGACCACATAAACTAAACGagactttaaaacatttcagagaGCACGCAAGTGAGATcctgaaggtttttttaaagcagcacaTTATTAGAGAGGAATTGTACTCtggtaaaatatatttaaaagattttattttctatcccAGACATGAGTCGGAGTGGATTACAGTACTGTAAGGTCTTCCAGGCTGCTTTGGGTTTCAGGTTAAGGCTGAAGAGAGTGTGTCTGCATATCTGTGTGggatcctcctcctctccctgcGCCGCTTTCCTCTCATCTGTTCTCCTGAATTTTATGCCTCCAGCTCAAAACCCAATCCCACTTTGTGTCCGCCGCCATTTACGTTCTTCCCATCAATCATGGCAGAGAGGGTGAGCTTCACTCCTGCAAGATATCAGAGTCAGCATCCTCTGCAAGCCTTGTCACACAGCCACATTGTGCGCATATTGCACAGGTGAAAATTGATCATACACGGATAAACCTGGAAAAAGTGAGTCTTTGTGTGACATTTTCATAGAATGAACCACCTTGAAACTACGGAAGtaggaataaaccacgcaaagaacgcATCACTCaccgtagaacatgaactgcgCGTCAATGCTGcactgtttacatgcaattcATTACTGATTCGTGCATCAATGACATAACTTTAACGGGATATGTGCGATCTAATGAtcttggaaagccacaaatttgcttATGCATCTCAAACAAATTGGggacaattgcgtaagatttatgtaatattGGATATAAACTATGGTACGTAAAATACGTGTTAACCGGGGAATTCTCAAACAacccaaaattttgaacagctcaaaatcgaattcacgtaaagactcGTCGGCCAAAACCCTCAACAGCCATCTGCGCACATGGACAAATGACGAACGCATgaacacttatgaattatgtGTATCACGCATGTTTTACGAAAGACTGAAACTTCATACGTGGAACAtgagcaaaatgtacatagtggctgagTGACACGGCCTTCAGGAATAAAGGCAGATATACGATAGCTCACCTGGCCTAAGAGTGTGCGTGTATCCAACTCCAACAAGGCAGGCGTTGTTTACCTTAGTCTGAGAACACAAACAGCAGCTTCATTATGAACATTTCACCTTTGACATTGAGGAAATTAGAAATCTAAACctgtaaaaaatgttaatgagAGAATATAGAAGAAGActcttttaaagaaagaaaatacatcCAAATGGACCcaaattaactatttttttgtgtttgctaaaaatattttttttaaatatataatgcattatgttatatatatttattatgttaaatatttttacaagtattttttaacataattaaaacaattatCTCTAAATTAATTCTGTTTTTCAAGCCTTTTGTTGAACTGAAAAAACAATTCATGCATAGAAACTTAACATAATTTTAACTGCTTATTGTccttaaatggatttttttgaatataatttttttttttaaactaaagtaCTTGTTTTAGTATTTCCAACTTTATATTTTCTTGCTTTAGAATACACCTTAAgactaaataaaatataataaaaacaatatgttTTATGCAACTTTTAAGAAAAGTGTGTATAAATAATGATTGTAATTGCATTATGATAGGAATTATTTTAGCATCAAATGTTAATctattatttattgttctgttgatgCGGTGATCGTAAAAGCTTTTATCTTGTATCTGCAACCTTGTGAGAAAATATAAtctttttacaaatgaaagaatGTGTTTGCTGAGTGGGCTATATCAGTACTTTTGGCTAAGGGCAGAAGAAATTACTGTAAAGATAAAGTTGTTTATCTGGATTTAAGGGGCTAAGACCAATAAATCTGTCCtaataggaaaaataaaaatagccaATTAAATTGTAATAAATGGTTCAAGACAAttttggaaccaaaaaaaaatcttcctggTGGCTTCAGGATGAGTGTTGTTTGAAATAATAGGGTCACGACACAAGTCTTTAatggcaataaataaataaaataaagagaataaaaaaacgaatataaaaaaagagactAATTGAAAATGACGAGAATGTTTCCATAAAAAACGATTTGAGCTCAAACTTCTGAGTAATCTGCATTTGTTGCCTATATTTGAGCAGGTCCCTCTAAAGTAAACTAGATGAAATAAGACAgggtaaaaagaaattaaaaaaataaaaatatccaaaaagaCAAATCCTAGTAAATTTGGCAAATATAAGATCAGGCTGTTTTCCGTGAAatctgacacatttttcttcttcagacaAGCTTTTCTGTAGCAAAAGTTGGAAGTCCCTTTAAGAACGCATTGATTGACAATTAAAGTGATCAGGATCTTACAGAAAGGCTGGCATCTTTATCCAGCTGATATTTGGCTCCAATACCAAAGCGCGTGTTGTTGCTGCCCGCCGTCCACGCCAGGTGAACCGCCGTCTCCAAGctattgttcactttttggTAAATGGAGCCTCCGAACTCTGTGCCATCATTTCTGAAATACAGCACAAAACACTGGGAGATGAATGGAAACCGAATCTagacacaaatgttttaaataagccacatttttctcttttcctgcATTGGGATTTCAAGACTCACACATGGGTGTGAAGCTGGAAGTCGCCAGCTTTGTATCCAAGGGCAAAATTGTTTTGAGCAAGCTTAGACTTAGCGGTGTCAAAAGCCAGCTGGTACCCGGCCAGCCAACCCTCGTAGCCCAGCACGGCGGCGGCGTGGACGGTCGGGCCAGCCATGTCAAAGTCCAGGTCGCAGCCCAGGTTCATATATTCCCGCTTGTAACCGGTCTTCAGTTTGGCACTCTTCTTGCTAAGGAATCGAAAAGCAATTATGTTATACTATGAAGTCACGGAGTTTCAAGAAAGCGCCTGGAGTTTGGGACGGCGAGGAGTCTTCTCACCCGGTGTTTGGCACAAATGACGAGTCGAGACCAAGCTTCAAGCCCTTCGCCAGCTGCAGAGAGACG contains the following coding sequences:
- the LOC101170932 gene encoding voltage-dependent anion-selective channel protein 2 isoform X4, with product MAVPPAYSDLGKSAKDIFNKGFGYGVLKLDIKTKSQSGVEFATSGSNNTDTGKSGGHLETKYKLNELGLSFNQKWNTDNTLTTEITMEDQLAKGLKLGLDSSFVPNTGKKSAKLKTGYKREYMNLGCDLDFDMAGPTVHAAAVLGYEGWLAGYQLAFDTAKSKLAQNNFALGYKAGDFQLHTHVNDGTEFGGSIYQKVNNSLETAVHLAWTAGSNNTRFGIGAKYQLDKDASLSTKVNNACLVGVGYTHTLRPGVKLTLSAMIDGKNVNGGGHKVGLGFELEA
- the LOC101170932 gene encoding voltage-dependent anion-selective channel protein 2 isoform X2, encoding MAETEEFVELQDKNGAGQQAECKDVCEMSRHHTPKSPGTMAVPPAYSDLGKSAKDIFNKGFGYGVLKLDIKTKSQSGVEFATSGSNNTDTGKSGGHLETKYKLNELGLSFNQKWNTDNTLTTEITMEDQLAKGLKLGLDSSFVPNTGKKSAKLKTGYKREYMNLGCDLDFDMAGPTVHAAAVLGYEGWLAGYQLAFDTAKSKLAQNNFALGYKAGDFQLHTHVNDGTEFGGSIYQKVNNSLETAVHLAWTAGSNNTRFGIGAKYQLDKDASLSTKVNNACLVGVGYTHTLRPGVKLTLSAMIDGKNVNGGGHKVGLGFELEA
- the LOC101170932 gene encoding voltage-dependent anion-selective channel protein 2 isoform X1 — translated: MAETEEFVELQDKNGAGQQAECKDVCEMSRHHTPKSPGTMAVPPAYSDLGKSAKDIFNKGFGYGVLKLDIKTKSQSGVMEFATSGSNNTDTGKSGGHLETKYKLNELGLSFNQKWNTDNTLTTEITMEDQLAKGLKLGLDSSFVPNTGKKSAKLKTGYKREYMNLGCDLDFDMAGPTVHAAAVLGYEGWLAGYQLAFDTAKSKLAQNNFALGYKAGDFQLHTHVNDGTEFGGSIYQKVNNSLETAVHLAWTAGSNNTRFGIGAKYQLDKDASLSTKVNNACLVGVGYTHTLRPGVKLTLSAMIDGKNVNGGGHKVGLGFELEA
- the LOC101170932 gene encoding voltage-dependent anion-selective channel protein 2 isoform X3; this encodes MAVPPAYSDLGKSAKDIFNKGFGYGVLKLDIKTKSQSGVMEFATSGSNNTDTGKSGGHLETKYKLNELGLSFNQKWNTDNTLTTEITMEDQLAKGLKLGLDSSFVPNTGKKSAKLKTGYKREYMNLGCDLDFDMAGPTVHAAAVLGYEGWLAGYQLAFDTAKSKLAQNNFALGYKAGDFQLHTHVNDGTEFGGSIYQKVNNSLETAVHLAWTAGSNNTRFGIGAKYQLDKDASLSTKVNNACLVGVGYTHTLRPGVKLTLSAMIDGKNVNGGGHKVGLGFELEA